A DNA window from Vigna angularis cultivar LongXiaoDou No.4 chromosome 1, ASM1680809v1, whole genome shotgun sequence contains the following coding sequences:
- the LOC108339361 gene encoding uncharacterized protein LOC108339361: MADWSGFLNKSSGFGGGSARNEDFDEEDVWGLCPEMKVSKDSSDSSSAWCMPTSPRKIPRTNNLKLNSLESDSNVVQRSSAPMDIPDWSKIYGKKGVEEEGVSKKFDFGYENHYLDDYEDDDMIPPHQWISRKLARSQISSFSVCEGIGRTLKGRDLSKVRNAILTKTGFIE, encoded by the coding sequence ATGGCAGATTGGAGTGGTTTTCTGAACAAAAGCAGCGGTTTTGGTGGGGGATCAGCGAGGAATGAAGATTTTGACGAAGAAGATGTATGGGGTTTGTGCCCAGAAATGAAGGTATCTAAGGACTCCTCCGATTCTTCTTCTGCATGGTGCATGCCAACCTCTCCAAGAAAGATTCCAAGGACTAATAATCTCAAACTAAACTCCTTGGAATCTGATTCAAATGTGGTTCAAAGATCCTCAGCACCAATGGACATTCCTGATTGGTCTAAAATTTATGGGAAAAAGGGCGTTGAGGAGGAGGGTGTAAGCAAAAAGTTTGATTTTGGTTATGAGAATCACTATCTTGATGAttatgaagatgatgatatgatTCCTCCTCATCAATGGATTTCTAGGAAACTTGCAAGGAGCCAGATTTCCTCTTTCTCTGTGTGTGAAGGGATAGGGAGGACACTGAAAGGGAGAGATCTCAGCAAAGTGAGAAATGCTATTTTGACCAAAACAGGTTTCATTGAGTAG